One genomic window of Myxococcales bacterium includes the following:
- a CDS encoding S46 family peptidase, translated as MLAPPPAPRRSLQRLARLVRLVPLVPLAVGGCGPAPSARPPSPAPSASASSAGPRPEAVTPTFENPGGMWMPTQMVAHEATLRRLGVAFEPKLLADPSSPLLSSIVSLGGCSASFVSDGGLVITNHHCATGALSFNSTPETNLLRDGTLARSRAEERSNGPEARVLVTQKLTDVSTKVLEGVADDKDDLARYRRVERRSKELVAACEAGRPELRCTLASYYAGTVYVLIEQLELRDVRLVYAPPAGVGNYGGEIDNWRWPRHTGDVAIFRAYVGRDGKPAGFSPTNVPYKPAHHLRVASTPLRAGDLVLVAGYPGRTQSWRSGPEVDEAIGWSYPRRQRFCEDALAALEVLGATSPEVKLKATPYVRRYGNWLTNTRGQLEGLVKGGLAHRKAEDEAKLAAFITDEPGRKARFGDVLGELREAVAEHAKSRDADAQLHELLLPKLVSAAVTIVRTAKERERPDAERHPDYQERNLARHERELRSLEKTYSRPLDQGLLRLALTRIARSPEAERTSAVSAVVGGGDPEKAIAALYATTRLEDTEQRLKLLQRAQLRELVRSKDPLIALAVRLVPMLVATEEREHRFEGRMLTLKSRYVAARRELAGRELAPDANGTLRVTFGTVRGFSPGPGKPVYRPFTTLTEMLAKDTRAEPFAVPPGLAAAAAMKKLGPYVDARLGDVPVDFLADLHITGGNSGSATLDARGELTGLVFDGNYEAMAADWLFMPELTRSIHVDIRYVTWLLDAVAGGDHLLRELGVKPSID; from the coding sequence ATGCTCGCTCCGCCGCCCGCCCCGCGCCGCTCGCTTCAACGCCTCGCGCGCCTCGTCCGCCTCGTGCCGCTCGTGCCGCTCGCGGTCGGCGGCTGCGGACCCGCGCCGTCTGCGCGGCCCCCCTCCCCCGCCCCGAGCGCGAGCGCGTCCTCGGCGGGCCCGCGACCGGAGGCGGTCACGCCGACGTTCGAGAACCCCGGGGGCATGTGGATGCCTACCCAGATGGTCGCCCACGAGGCCACGTTGCGGCGGCTCGGCGTCGCGTTCGAGCCCAAGCTCCTCGCGGATCCCAGCTCGCCGCTCTTGTCGTCGATCGTCAGCCTCGGGGGCTGCTCGGCCTCGTTCGTCTCCGACGGAGGCCTCGTGATCACGAACCATCACTGCGCGACCGGCGCGCTGAGCTTCAACTCGACCCCGGAGACCAACCTCCTCCGGGACGGGACCCTCGCCCGCTCACGCGCGGAGGAGCGCTCCAACGGGCCCGAGGCCCGGGTGCTCGTCACGCAGAAGCTCACCGACGTCTCAACCAAGGTCCTCGAGGGCGTGGCCGACGATAAGGACGATCTGGCCCGCTATCGGCGGGTCGAGCGCCGGTCGAAGGAGCTCGTCGCCGCGTGCGAGGCTGGCCGGCCCGAGCTCCGCTGCACCCTCGCGTCGTACTACGCGGGCACGGTCTACGTTCTCATCGAGCAGCTCGAGCTCCGCGACGTGAGGTTGGTCTACGCGCCGCCGGCGGGGGTCGGGAACTACGGCGGCGAGATCGACAACTGGCGCTGGCCGAGGCACACGGGCGACGTCGCCATCTTCCGGGCCTATGTCGGCAGAGACGGCAAGCCCGCCGGGTTCTCTCCCACGAACGTGCCCTACAAGCCGGCGCACCACCTCCGCGTCGCGTCGACGCCGCTCCGCGCGGGAGACCTCGTCCTGGTCGCCGGCTACCCTGGCCGCACCCAGTCGTGGCGCTCCGGGCCAGAGGTCGACGAGGCCATCGGCTGGTCGTATCCGCGCCGGCAGCGCTTCTGCGAGGACGCGCTCGCCGCCCTGGAGGTCTTGGGCGCGACGTCGCCCGAGGTGAAGCTGAAGGCGACCCCGTACGTGCGGCGATACGGCAACTGGCTGACGAACACGAGGGGGCAGCTCGAGGGGCTCGTGAAGGGCGGCCTCGCGCATCGCAAGGCGGAGGACGAGGCGAAGCTCGCGGCCTTCATCACCGATGAGCCCGGGCGCAAGGCCCGCTTCGGCGACGTGCTCGGGGAGCTGCGCGAGGCGGTGGCGGAGCACGCGAAGAGCCGCGACGCGGACGCCCAGCTGCACGAGCTGCTCTTGCCGAAGCTCGTCTCGGCGGCCGTGACCATCGTGCGCACGGCGAAGGAGCGCGAGCGGCCCGACGCCGAGCGCCACCCGGACTACCAGGAGCGCAACCTCGCGCGCCACGAGCGGGAGCTCCGCTCGCTCGAGAAGACCTACTCGCGCCCCCTCGATCAGGGCCTGCTCCGCCTAGCGCTCACGCGGATCGCGCGGTCGCCCGAGGCGGAGCGCACGTCGGCCGTGAGCGCGGTCGTCGGCGGGGGCGACCCGGAGAAGGCCATCGCCGCCCTTTATGCGACCACGCGACTCGAAGACACCGAGCAGCGGCTGAAGCTCCTTCAGCGCGCGCAGCTCCGCGAGCTCGTTCGCTCGAAGGATCCGCTGATCGCGCTGGCCGTCCGCCTCGTGCCGATGCTCGTGGCGACCGAGGAGCGCGAGCACCGCTTCGAGGGGCGCATGCTCACGTTGAAATCGCGCTATGTCGCCGCGCGCCGGGAGCTGGCCGGCCGGGAGCTCGCGCCCGACGCGAACGGCACGCTGCGCGTGACGTTCGGGACCGTCCGTGGGTTCTCGCCGGGCCCAGGTAAGCCGGTCTACCGGCCGTTCACCACCCTCACCGAGATGCTCGCGAAGGACACCCGCGCCGAGCCCTTCGCCGTGCCGCCGGGGCTCGCTGCAGCGGCCGCGATGAAGAAGCTCGGGCCGTACGTCGACGCTCGCCTCGGCGACGTCCCGGTCGATTTTCTCGCGGACCTCCACATCACCGGCGGCAACTCGGGCAGCGCCACGCTCGACGCGCGCGGCGAGCTCACCGGCCTCGTGTTCGACGGGAACTACGAGGCCATGGCGGCGGACTGGCTCTTCATGCCGGAGCTCACCCGCAGCATCCACGTCGACATCCGCTACGTGACGTGGCTCCTGGACGCGGTCGCCGGCGGCGACCACCTGCTCCGTGAGCTCGGCGTGAAGCCGTCGATCGACTGA
- a CDS encoding alpha-amylase, with the protein MRRYFHVLGHERAARAVPHEAFSSDGDLLVVDAYAAHALATGTPATPAEVTALALLHELLHVVISRHAAARDAMIAHVLGACPEETRAAAEAYVAAFPPPEVFSGARTVLEFLDDRGLAWACEELLLLWVSAQNPAYASVEVLASPAALPPAFQVFAAHARAAFDQAPSTLGPRESLLDSLLGPARSGGTVFEQLAWLEARWGLFLTETGRMRRVLFGQDLGREEARALSLRAAAGRATHDAHHDGGNEVGLGGHDGAARFTPDRAWMPETVVVAKNALVWLAQLTARHGRTIETLADIPDEALSDLAEHGVTTLWLIGLWERSDASRAIKVARGDLEAAASPYAIFDYRIAESLGGTPALDALRERAGRHGLRLGADMVPNHMGVTSRWVLDHPERFLSVSRPPFPTYRFDGPELSPHPRVSIRLERGYDDRTDAAVVFERRDLGTGEATYIYHGNDGTGLPWNDTAQLDYSKAAVREAVIECIMHVCRMFPVVRFDAAMTLAKRHVQRLWFPRPGSGGDVPSRAEHALTDGEFDRLCPSEFWRDVVDRVTRELPDTLLVAEAFWMMEGTFVRDFGMHRVYDSAFMHMLRSEQNASFFAMLADALAHEPEVLGRFVHFLSNPDEEPARIAFGAGDKYFGACAMMCTLPGLPLFSHGQLEGLTEKYGMEFQAPRWDEAIDEAVVARHRAAIAPLLRFRALFAGVESFELFAVTHEDGGVAHDVFAYANERDGRRALFVFQNAPREVRVRIGRTVPKSRGSAGRTSRSLSEVFGLRSIGDQDLFAVSLTSADRVKAGRLHEGALTLALGPYGHRVLVELGEHDAAAAHDAAAAHDAPDLTVSAPATSPEAEDRAPARPLEPLGDLARLCGVGEMELALAAVLLAHDEDAAVLRDGGDVAPRERDLASIVVEDQSVLADAEVRVLEERRHQRAEP; encoded by the coding sequence TTGCGACGCTATTTTCACGTCCTTGGCCACGAGCGAGCCGCCCGCGCGGTGCCCCACGAGGCGTTCTCCTCCGACGGGGACCTCCTCGTCGTCGACGCGTACGCCGCGCACGCGCTCGCGACGGGCACGCCGGCGACCCCCGCCGAGGTGACCGCGCTCGCCCTCCTCCACGAGCTGCTCCACGTCGTCATTAGCCGCCACGCCGCCGCGCGTGACGCGATGATCGCGCACGTCCTCGGCGCCTGTCCGGAGGAGACCCGCGCGGCGGCGGAGGCCTACGTCGCCGCGTTCCCCCCGCCCGAGGTGTTCTCGGGCGCCCGCACGGTCCTCGAGTTCCTCGACGACCGCGGGCTCGCGTGGGCCTGCGAAGAGCTGCTCCTCCTGTGGGTGTCCGCGCAGAACCCGGCCTACGCTTCGGTGGAGGTGCTCGCGTCGCCAGCGGCGCTGCCACCCGCCTTCCAGGTGTTCGCCGCGCACGCGAGGGCCGCCTTCGACCAGGCGCCGAGCACGCTCGGCCCGCGCGAGTCGCTGCTCGACAGCCTGCTCGGGCCCGCTCGCAGCGGCGGCACGGTCTTCGAGCAGCTCGCGTGGCTCGAGGCGCGCTGGGGGCTCTTCCTCACCGAGACGGGGCGCATGCGGCGCGTGCTGTTCGGCCAAGACCTCGGCCGCGAGGAGGCCCGGGCCCTCTCGCTCCGCGCCGCCGCCGGGCGCGCGACGCACGACGCGCACCACGACGGCGGGAACGAGGTCGGCCTCGGCGGGCACGACGGCGCCGCCCGGTTCACGCCGGATCGCGCGTGGATGCCCGAGACCGTCGTGGTCGCGAAGAACGCGCTCGTGTGGCTCGCGCAGCTCACCGCGCGCCACGGCCGCACGATCGAGACGCTGGCCGACATTCCCGACGAGGCGCTGAGCGATCTCGCGGAGCACGGAGTCACCACCCTGTGGCTCATCGGCCTGTGGGAGCGCAGCGACGCCTCGCGCGCCATCAAGGTGGCACGCGGCGACCTGGAGGCGGCGGCCTCGCCCTACGCGATCTTCGACTACCGGATCGCCGAGTCGCTGGGGGGCACCCCGGCGCTCGACGCGCTCCGCGAGCGCGCGGGCCGGCACGGGCTCCGGCTCGGCGCCGACATGGTCCCGAACCACATGGGCGTCACCTCGCGGTGGGTCCTCGACCACCCGGAGCGGTTCCTCTCGGTTTCGCGGCCCCCGTTCCCCACGTACCGCTTCGACGGCCCCGAGCTGTCGCCCCACCCGCGCGTCTCGATCCGGCTCGAGCGCGGCTACGACGACCGCACCGACGCGGCCGTCGTCTTCGAGCGACGCGATCTCGGCACGGGCGAGGCGACCTACATTTACCACGGCAACGACGGCACCGGCCTGCCGTGGAACGACACCGCGCAGCTCGACTACTCGAAGGCCGCGGTGCGAGAGGCCGTGATCGAGTGTATCATGCACGTATGTCGCATGTTCCCCGTCGTGCGCTTCGACGCGGCGATGACCCTCGCCAAGCGCCACGTGCAGCGCCTGTGGTTCCCTCGACCGGGATCCGGCGGCGACGTCCCCTCGCGCGCCGAGCATGCCCTCACCGACGGCGAGTTCGACCGGCTCTGCCCGAGCGAGTTCTGGCGCGACGTCGTCGATCGCGTCACGCGCGAGCTGCCCGACACGCTCCTCGTGGCCGAGGCCTTCTGGATGATGGAGGGCACGTTCGTTCGCGATTTTGGTATGCACCGCGTGTACGACTCGGCCTTCATGCACATGCTCCGGAGCGAGCAGAACGCTTCGTTCTTCGCCATGCTGGCCGATGCCCTTGCCCACGAGCCGGAGGTGCTCGGGCGCTTCGTGCACTTCCTCTCGAACCCTGACGAGGAGCCGGCGCGGATCGCGTTCGGCGCCGGTGACAAGTACTTCGGGGCGTGTGCGATGATGTGCACGTTGCCCGGCCTGCCGCTCTTCTCGCACGGGCAGCTCGAGGGCCTGACCGAGAAGTATGGCATGGAATTTCAAGCCCCGCGTTGGGACGAGGCGATCGACGAGGCCGTCGTCGCGCGCCACCGCGCGGCGATCGCGCCGCTCCTCCGATTTCGCGCCCTCTTCGCGGGCGTCGAGAGCTTCGAGCTCTTCGCGGTCACACACGAAGACGGCGGCGTGGCGCACGACGTGTTTGCGTATGCGAACGAGCGCGACGGGCGCCGAGCGCTCTTCGTGTTCCAGAACGCGCCCCGGGAGGTCCGCGTGCGGATCGGCCGCACCGTGCCCAAGTCGCGGGGGAGCGCCGGTCGCACCTCACGGTCGCTCTCGGAGGTCTTTGGCCTGCGCTCGATCGGCGACCAAGACCTCTTCGCGGTCTCGCTCACCTCCGCAGACCGGGTGAAGGCGGGGCGGCTCCACGAGGGGGCGCTCACCCTGGCCCTCGGTCCCTACGGCCATCGGGTGCTCGTCGAGCTGGGGGAGCACGACGCGGCCGCCGCACACGACGCGGCCGCCGCACACGACGCGCCGGACCTCACGGTCTCAGCGCCGGCTACGAGCCCCGAGGCCGAAGACCGCGCGCCGGCGCGCCCGCTCGAGCCGCTCGGCGATCTCGCTCGCCTCTGCGGCGTTGGGGAGATGGAACTGGCGCTCGCCGCCGTCCTGCTCGCGCACGACGAGGACGCCGCGGTCTTGCGCGATGGAGGCGATGTCGCTCCACGCGAGCGCGACCTGGCCTCGATCGTCGTGGAAGACCAGTCCGTCCTCGCGGACGCCGAGGTGCGCGTTCTCGAGGAGCGCCGTCACCAGCGCGCCGAGCCCTAG
- the pruA gene encoding L-glutamate gamma-semialdehyde dehydrogenase, translating into MLDLPLPTLTPHNEPTLSYAPGSPERKALKQELGRLGGEIPDLPHVIGGRPSHEGERFEVRAPHAHSHVLGRSYHGGAKAAEAAIAAAKAAAPGWAALSLEERARVFLRAAELLAGPLRQTLNAATMLGQSKTAYQAEIDSACELIDFLRFNAHFATRLVEQPQSTPGVHNALELRPLEGFVLAVTPFNFTAIAGNLPAACALMGNVVVWKAAETQALAAHHIMKLFEAAGLPPGVINLVHGDGASVAGACLASRDLAGVHFTGSTRVFQSLWRGVGERVDRYRTYPRLVGETGGKDFVFAHPSAEAEPLAVALARGAFEYQGQKCSAASRAYVPRSLWPEVRDRVVALIESIRIGDVEDFTNFMGAVIDARAYDRLAAWRERLRTDADCTVIADPGWSRAQGYFAGPTLVEVRAPRHDLLAEELFGPILGVHVYDDADVEAALTLVDETSPYALTGAIFAQDRAFVRHAAIRLRQAAGNLYINDKPTGAVVGQQPFGGARGSGTNDKAGSALNLLRWVSPRTVKETFVPARTLGYPFMGPDEA; encoded by the coding sequence TTGCTCGACCTTCCGCTCCCGACGCTCACTCCGCACAACGAACCCACGCTCTCGTACGCCCCCGGCAGCCCGGAGCGCAAGGCGCTCAAGCAGGAGCTCGGCCGGCTCGGAGGCGAGATCCCCGATCTCCCGCACGTCATCGGCGGCCGGCCCTCGCACGAGGGCGAGCGCTTCGAGGTGCGCGCGCCCCACGCGCACAGCCACGTGCTCGGGCGGTCGTACCACGGCGGCGCGAAGGCGGCGGAGGCCGCGATCGCTGCCGCCAAGGCCGCCGCGCCCGGCTGGGCCGCGCTGTCGCTCGAGGAGCGCGCGCGGGTCTTCTTGCGGGCGGCGGAGCTGCTGGCCGGGCCGCTCCGCCAGACGCTCAACGCCGCGACCATGCTCGGCCAGAGCAAGACCGCATACCAAGCCGAGATCGACTCGGCCTGCGAGCTCATCGACTTCCTCCGCTTCAACGCCCACTTCGCGACCCGGCTCGTCGAGCAACCCCAAAGCACGCCCGGCGTCCACAACGCCTTGGAGCTCCGGCCGCTCGAGGGCTTCGTGCTCGCGGTGACGCCCTTCAACTTCACCGCTATCGCGGGGAATCTCCCGGCGGCGTGCGCGCTCATGGGCAACGTCGTGGTCTGGAAGGCCGCCGAGACCCAGGCGTTGGCCGCGCACCACATCATGAAGCTGTTCGAGGCCGCGGGGCTGCCGCCCGGGGTCATCAACCTCGTGCACGGGGACGGCGCCTCGGTCGCCGGCGCGTGCCTCGCGAGCCGGGATCTCGCGGGCGTGCACTTCACGGGCTCGACGCGGGTCTTTCAGTCGCTCTGGCGCGGCGTGGGCGAGCGCGTCGACCGCTACCGCACCTATCCACGCCTGGTGGGCGAGACCGGCGGCAAGGACTTCGTGTTCGCGCACCCAAGCGCGGAGGCCGAGCCGCTCGCGGTGGCCCTCGCGCGGGGCGCCTTCGAGTACCAGGGGCAGAAGTGCAGCGCGGCCTCGCGCGCGTACGTGCCTCGCTCGCTCTGGCCGGAGGTGAGAGACCGCGTGGTGGCCCTCATCGAGTCGATCCGCATCGGCGACGTCGAGGACTTCACGAACTTCATGGGCGCCGTGATCGACGCCCGCGCCTACGACCGCCTCGCGGCCTGGCGAGAGCGCCTAAGAACTGATGCAGACTGCACGGTCATCGCCGACCCTGGGTGGTCGCGCGCCCAGGGGTACTTCGCGGGCCCAACGCTCGTCGAGGTGCGCGCCCCCCGGCATGACCTGCTCGCCGAGGAGCTCTTCGGGCCCATCTTGGGCGTGCACGTGTACGACGACGCCGACGTCGAGGCGGCGCTCACGCTGGTGGACGAGACGAGCCCCTACGCGCTCACCGGGGCGATCTTCGCCCAGGACCGCGCGTTCGTGCGCCACGCGGCGATCCGGCTGCGCCAGGCCGCCGGGAACCTCTACATCAACGACAAGCCCACAGGCGCGGTGGTCGGTCAGCAGCCGTTCGGCGGCGCGCGGGGTTCGGGCACCAACGACAAGGCAGGCAGCGCGCTGAACCTGCTCCGCTGGGTATCGCCGCGCACGGTGAAGGAGACCTTCGTGCCCGCGCGCACGCTCGGGTACCCGTTCATGGGTCCCGACGAGGCGTGA